DNA from Triticum aestivum cultivar Chinese Spring chromosome 7D, IWGSC CS RefSeq v2.1, whole genome shotgun sequence:
cggcccactttATCGCGTCCTCTGTGCGATCGGTCGATCCCCTGTGGGATCGGTCGACTGTTTGACGCAGAGAGCGTCAAATAGGGTTTTCCCTGTTTTCTAACGCATCTCCTCCACCTTGTAtgcgttcatgggccggcccatgtgcggtGCTTCCCTCAcctgtttgtttttattttattttatttgtcttTTTTTCTCATTATGTTTTCTTTCTCCTTTAAATTAATTCGGGAATCTTAAATTTTAAAATTTGTGAGTTTAAAAAAtatgtttgagaaatcataaaatataTGTAAATTTGAAAATGTTTAAAAACATAACCTTTTTGCAGACTCAAAAAAATTGGTGGTTTTGCAAAACTGTTCGcaaattatataaaaaatatcataatttgaaaaaaaatggtcgggaaataaaatcatgttcatgatttttacaaaaatgatcgtgtattcaaaacatattcgggAGTCTGAAAAACATTtccatgaaattttagaaaatgttcacataaataaaaataaataatttttgaaaactttcttccccaatttttaaaaaagttcgtcgattcaaaaaatatttgttgattcaaaaaatgtttgttgattcaaaaaatgttaatgaatttgaaAACTGTTCATACATTACAAAAATATTTGTAAACAAGCTAATGTTCGTGATTTTTTGGGAAAATCCaagatttaaaaaaaatgtttgtcgatttgaaaaaatgttcaccgattcaaaagtattttatgtctaggatttgattagtttttTGAAAGTCTTTATATGTCTTGGCATTGGGAGTAGTTTGTGGTCGATGAGATTTGTTTCTAAAGTTTTGAATGTTGCTTGCGCAGCATAATGATAAGTGTGGCATGCACTGGCAAGCTCATAGCCTTGGGATTTACCACGTCAAATGCATTTTGATCACGTGGACATTGCGACCATCATCGATGAGAGTGAGAAAAAAGTAAATGGCAACATGGTGAGCCACTGTGTTAAAATAGAGATTCGTAGACAAAGCAGATTCGGAATTGTCTTTCCTTCCAAGGATAACTTGTAAACGCTCATATATCAGggtattgagtcatacttatttggttAGCGCATAATTTTTTTTACTTCCGTTATAACGCACGGGTATATTTGCTAGTAAAAATTAAGTGGAACAATCCGTTTTTGTATCCCTAGTTTTACATTGAGTCCGTTTCCGAGTGGTTAATACGGGCACAATAGATGTGTCCTCTTCCGAAATGGTATGAGGGTCTCAACTCTCAAAGTGAAGAGTAGctctaaaatgagttttttttttgtTTACAATCAATATCATGATATATTTATAGTAGCGAAAAGTACATGATACGATTACAAAATAATGTTTAAAAGAAACAAGCAAAATTTTGAAATCTTAAAATTCTTTCTTTTTCTATGACATAATTTTGTGTTTTTCTAAAGAGCGGCTCTAAAATGGGTTTAGAAGAGTGTGTAGGAGCAAACTCTAGCAGATACTAAAAAACGGTTCGTTCTACTTGCCTCGTACAGATCCATTATATTTGCATATGCAAAACCACGAGAAAAAAAGCGCTAGGGAAATTCATGAAACTCCCGTGGTCACTGCTCTGGCAACCCGCATCACAGCCACGTCATCGATAGGGTCCGCCGTTGCGTGTCGCACTATTCCCACCCCTCCTGGAGCTCGTCGCGGTCCCTACCGAGGTCTCGGTGAGGTGTGCGAGCTCTATCATGGACTGTCTCTTTGAGCTAGATGGGGGTTCTCAACTGCCTCCGAATGGCCATAGCGGGACGTTCTTGAGCGGCGCGGCAGTCTACCCCGCTCCTCATGTTTCGCCCTGCATCGTGCATCCCTCCTGTCGTGAGCCCGGCGCCCACTGTCGCCTGATTCGGCTGGTTAATCGAGCTCCTTACTGCCGACTTGCATTATTCTTATGGGATTGTTCTCCCCCTGCCTCGAGCTCAATTCCAATCTTCCCTCTCTGATTCGGTAGACGAGGAATTCCACACACATAGGTTGTTTGGCAAAATATCCGAAAGGTACATTCTTAATTGATTCGTCGATTTCAGTCACATGCAAATTTTTGTTTCTTTAGATGGCATGGAACTTGCAAAACGTGTAGACGTGTTCATCGATCATGGATGACCCATCTACTTTAGATTATTCCATTGAAAATTTGTTTGACGTTTGTCGTGGGGTCACCACGACAAATCCCATGCTTGAGTCGCTAGGGTTTTCTGAATAGGGGAGCGAACGTACGGTGCCGGTGGACTCGACGGTTATCAAGCAAGACAGGGAgcgagatttacccaggttcggcccctttGTTGAGGTAAAGACCTACTCCTGCTTGTCTGATCTGTTATTGATGGGGTGGATTACAATGGCGAGAGGCGACTGTGCGCAAGGTTGATGATGGCTATGGGGCTACGATGGAGAGATTGTTCGGTGCCTAGAGAGGCCCCTCCTGTGCCTTTATATAATAGGCCAGGTCCCGGGTGCCCTAGGTCGGTTACATGAGAGAGTTGGAGTCTAATTCTACTTCTCCTTTCCTTGTGCGGGAAGTTGTATCCGTCGAGTCTTGATCGGACTCTCCACTTTCCTTGTTCGATGCTTTGTCCCGAGTGGGCTTCGTGTGCGGTCCCTTGGTGGGCTTCGTGTGCGGCTCTTGAGCTTCGTGTGAGGATCTTGGGCTTTGCTTGTAACTAGCATAATGGGATATGGGTTGTCCTACACCGGGGAGCCTTGAGTCGACACTCGGGTAAGTGTGACCacgtcagtagcccccgagtcgCCGTTCGAGCACTattagaaaagggggctttggtccaggccagaATTTGGCTCTAGTCCCGGTTGGCTTTCGAACCGGGACTAGAGGGGGGCACTAGTCCCGAGTGAAAGGAACAGAGGCCGCATACCTCTAGTCCCGGGTCGTGTGGGATCTCTAGTCTCGGTTCGTACTAGAGGTGTCTCGGCCGGCAGGGCCACATGCGAGCAcctctagtcccggttcgtgccacgaaccgggactaaagatactctgcctatatatacccctgcccacaacctctccctctgtttttttccttttctcatgCACAAGAGGTGGGTGCTACATTTTTTTTCTCCTATGCACACcatgtgttcgacgaaatgcccaaGCTAACTAGGTTCACGAAATTTGTCAAGATTTTGCGGGGCGCCCTTATGTTGAACTGTTCCAAAGGTTAGCAACTAAGCCATTTAATTGATAATTAAGctcagtagaaagggggtaggcgcggcggcacgccgcgctaGGCTGCCGACGTCAAACTACACATAAGACACGGTGTCAATACTAACAGACCCCATTCCGCAGGCACAATCAGTAAAACCAACGCCTAACTACACCGATAAGATGGCGCGTTAGCCTAACAGCTCGAGCTTCATCGAAGACCGCCGACTGACCCATCAAGAACCATCCCACAGCAATCTCAAAACCTCAAAACCACACTATACCGAACAGGCGTCTCCCATCCCAAAGGCGTAGAAGCGAAAGCCGCACTCCGAGCGCCTGGAGCCGAAACGCGAAGCCGACCATATTGCAACAGGAAAATGGGACGACGACCAAAAACCCATTGTCAAGCACGGGTAGAAATAGAACACAAAACCACATTGTGAGGCACAGTCCTAATGGAACCCAGGCCTCTTCCTGGAGCCGCCAGACACAAACGAAAAACATATATACTCACTCTGTTTCATCTAACATGGTACTAACTTAAACGTACATACGACTAACATAATTTAAAAAATACACACAGACCATCGGGAATTAAAACCCTGTATAGACAACCAGAAATATAAGATAAACAAAAGACTCGACCACGAAACCACATAGCAATTAAATATACAATTTAGGCTAAACCAACGGTCACTGCTCGTCACCCCTCTTCCGGCGTTTGCCGCCGCTCGAACATTCCGTTACCTGTTTACAGCTACGACGGATCATCTCCCCGTATCGTCCCTGTAAGTGATGTTGCCCCCTATTCATGCTTCTGATTCTTCGATATAGCTCGTACGTAATATATGCATCCTTCGTAGCATATTCGAGGTGCCTCCTCGGAAGTGGCTCGGTCCCCCACAGCTCATGTTGCGTCCAGTGAAAATTCCTCTTCGTATCCCTATACGTGGCATCGATGATCTCAGCCGCCAAATCTCCCATTCCAGCCTCACCGTCTTTCCCTTCAGTCCTAAATAGATCCTGAATATCAACGTAATATGCTTCTGAAATTCGGACGTTAAAACCACGGAAGAATGCTAGCTTGTCATTAGCGGTGTCCACGACCATAGAGACTACCAACGCACAAAGCAAGAGCCGAAATCGCCCGCCCCCAGAAGACGCCACTGCAACGATAGAGGTCTGAGTCGCCCTCACGGAAGGTACGCTGAGGTACAAAATAGAGAGACATTTTACGGTGCATCATACTCCTGTAAATAGTGGGTAGTATATAGTTGATCCAATGGTCATTATTGATCCCTGTTTTTTTCTCTTGAGGACATTTTAGGAATTGGTTGTAAGGGTAGATTAGTCCTTTCTTAATGATAATGTTATTAATTAATAATATGGGTAATTGCTGTGATTAATAACGTAAGTAATCACAGCTGGAATAGAATTGCCCTATCGTAGGTTTCACTTCTCGCGTTCTTCATTTTTCTGCCGCCGCCTCTCTGCCCGGCAGCCGTCGCCTGAGTCGCACAGGGGCCGCCTCTCCTTCTCCCGCCCTGCGGTCGCTCCTTCCCCCGCCCATCGGTCGCCGTTTCCTGAGTCGCACTGGGGCGGCCGCTCCGTCTCCCGCCCTGCGGGCGCCGCCGCAAGATCTTGGACGGGCCCCAAGATCTTCAACGGGGCAGCCGGCCAGCGCCGCCCGGCGGCCCTCTCTCTCCATCGAAGGATCTTCGGACGGCGGCCGAGATCGGTTCCTCCGCGCGTCGTGGTTGAGATCCCTCGCATAGGTACGTTGCCTCTGATGCTCCCCAAACACCATAGCTGGGCGCACATGGATGTTGGCTGTGCACGCAATACGAATCCGAAAATGGCTGCTGGGTTTTCTGTCCGTGTGGATGCTGGATTAGTAGTGTGTGAGAGGTTCCTAGTTCTTCTCATTTTTCCTAGCAAGAAATAGTAGTGTGTGTGTGAGAACTCTCAGATTATGAGTTTGATATTGTGGGATGCATGTTACTTCTTACAAGAACATAATACAGATTTCTTAGAACATGAAAACGATGGGTTAAAAACTATGGCCAGTAGGATTCTTGGCTGCTCAGAAAATTAGTAAGGATGTCAGAGATTATTGGTTCAGTTACAGATGATAATCATTGACAATGTATAATTAATATGTTTTAGTTGCAGCGTATTTTCTTTCATGTAAATATGTAACAGGTTTTGCTGTTTCTTATGGCAGGATATCGGCATGGCTGGCGAAGGCATCTCGATAGATGAATTTATGGAGTACGACTCGATGGTCAGGCAGACATTTAAAAGTGAGAACGAAGCGTACAAGTTCTACTTAGGGTATGCGAAGAACAAAGGGTTTGGTGTTAGAAAGGGCGATCTGAAATATAAGGGAAACAAGGAAAATGCATACCGGAGGACGTTTGTGTGTTGCAAACAAGGATATCGTGACGTAAAGCACTTTGATGAAACCGACAAGAAAAGGACGCCAAGGGCACTCTTTCGGTGTGGTTGTCCTGCTCTTTTGCAGGTTGAGCTTCAAGCAAGCACTGGATTGTGGTTTGTAAAGAATTTTGTTGACCAACATAGCCATCCATTCATAAATCCTGAGTTGTCACCTTTCTTGTGGTCTCATCGTGGCATGACCGATCCACAGAAGGCGGATGTCATTGAGTACTCGGTTGGTGGACTTCGCACACATCAGATAATGGATGTGATGGAGAAGCAGGCTGGTGGTTTGGGCAAGGTTGGATTTATATCTCGCGATCTGTATAACCATGTCGcgttggagaagaagaaaaagatagaAGGTAGCGATGCTCAATTTATGCTGAACTACATGACAGCACAACAGATGAAAGACCCAGATTTTTTTACAGATACACCACAGACAGTGATGGGCATCTGCAGAACATATTCTGGGCAGACGCCCAATCTCGCTTGGACTATGTTGAATTTGGTGGTGTGGTGGTGTTTGACAGCACATACCGGTCAAACAAATATAGGTTGCCGTTTGTTCCATTTGTGGGACTGAACCATCACCGCAGCACAGTCGTGTTTGGGGTTGGTCTTGTATCCGACGAGTCGGCTAACTCATATGAGTGGCTGCTTCAGGTTTTTTTGGAGGCAATGCACCAGAAGCATCCCATTTCAGCGATCACAGACGGCTACGTTTCAATGGCCAAAGCCATATCATCAGTCTGGCCTAGCACATATCACCGTCTGTGCAGCTGGCATATCGAGCAGAATATGGTGCTTCACCTCCGAAAGGAAAAGCTTAAGGAATTTAGGAAATTTATTTACTATGCCATGGAGGTTCATGAGTTTGAGAGACGCTGGTTGGCTTATAAGAAGAGATTCAGAATCACAAGGAAAAAGAAAGATGCATGGATTCACAGGATGTACGAGCTGAGAGAAAAGTGGTCTGTAGCATATAACAAGGGAAGGTATTTCCTAGGGATGTTGAGCAATCAGAGGAGTGAGTCTCTAAACTCGAGGCTTCATGTGCACCTGAATAGGAGAATGAAACTCGTTGATCTCGTGCAACACGTTGAACACTGTGTGTCAGTTTTGCGTAGGAATGAAGCAGCATTGGACGACGTAGCTTCGCACACAATCTCCTTCACTAGATTGACTGCCGATCCACTTGAGATAAGTGCCTCATCTATTTATACCCCTGTTATGTTCAGTAAGGTAAAGGACGAGATTGTCAACTTATCAAGATGGAATGTTCTTGAGGTGGAAGAGGACACTGGTTTGGTTAGCTATGGAGTTGCTCGCAAAGAGTCGGTGCACGTTAGGTTCCATGTCACATGTAtttttgatggatctaagatggaAAGTGCATATTGTGGATGTAGGAAGATGGAAAGCGAGGATTTTCCATGTGCTCATATATTTTGCGTTTTGAAGTAGAATGGGATATGCACCATCCCCGCATGTTGTGTGAAGGCTAGATGGACAATGCAAGCCAAGCCTGCTTTCGGTTCTGTGAGGAGTGCCAATACACATGTATGGTCAGAACAGATGGATAAGTACCATGAACTGCGCAATATGGCTAGTGAGGCTTTATTCACGGCCTCAGCTAGTGAAATGCAGTCAGAAAAGGTGATGGAGTACCTGAGGAGCATATTGGACGAGGGCAACAAAAATGATGGGAATACTGGCACGCCATCATTTGTTCCTATGCCGGCTTATTTTTCTGGGGCGCGGCAATGGTTTACAGATCAAGTCCAAGACCCTAAACCAATAATAAATCCCAAAGGCAGACCAGCCAAAGAATCGAATAAGAGGTTGAAGCCATTCCTGGAGAATTtgcaagcaaaaaagaaaacattgAAGTAAGTGTTTGGTCATTTTGATGTGTACTGCATATGTTCATTTCTTGGTTGCAGCCTGTCAATATGGTTTACTTTTTGCAGGAAAGTTCATGGTCAGTTGAGTAGGGGAGGAAGAAaaaagtgaacaatactgtagaagaagcaggagaagaagaaggaggagaagaagaagaagaagaagaagaagaagaggcggcAGAAGAAGAGGATCGTGCTAAGAAGAGGAAACCGGTGAagtaagttttaaaaaaaattcatgtaTCTTGTCTACTGTACTTGTGCAAGTCGAACTGTTGTTGAAGCATGGTAATATGTGCAATTTAAACAATGTTTTGCACTACACAGGAAAGCTTCAGCAAAGGTGACTGAAGTTAGTATGATGACTCGGGGGAGAAAGAGAAAAGAGAACAATGACGAAGTGTGTGCTAAGAACAAAAGACCTTTCAAGTAAGTTTATGCATTTTCAGAAGTACAGTCGTCTGTATAGCAGTGCTGCACATTATATGAGAACGTTATTCGTCGTATTAATATGTGTAGCGAACGCTTTTTTCTGAGGGCGTGATTGGAAGGGAGGTGGGGCCCCTTCGTGGGGAGATAAATGATACATATGCGTAGTCTAACAGAAATAGATAACCGACCGGCGATTTTGTTTTCTTTCCAGAAAAAAGAAAAGTAGCTATCGTTAGCAACGGAAGGAGATGAGGCATGCACGCCCTACGGGATTGCATGCAAAATATTTTAGATAGGaaaattttggaggattctagAAAGTTACTTCCAATCCCATCAACAAGAAACAAAACATGGGTTTATCTCTTCGGCAAGAAATATATGACTTGATTGTAACCAATCGTGTATGTCGAAAGGTCGACCATCGTCAACATCCTGAAGAGAGATGGCACAGTCCCGAATTGTACCTTGGATGTTTTAAGCGGCAAATCAGGCACTAAATGGGGAGATAACTACCTTAAACATGACATGGTAACAACATCCACCCTTCTGTTATAATAATAAGAAATTTTATTTTTAGGCACTTCAAACCACTTACAAATTTTGCACGCAGATTTTCCTACCTTCAAATATTCCCAAGAACCACTGGTTCCTAGCTGTTGTCAACTCCCAAAAGAGGGAGATTCAAATTCTGGACTCACTCCAATCacgcaacaaccggaaagaagtaatTGCTGCGGTGAGGCTCTAACAACATTTTATATAACTTACAGTTTATACGAATACGGTACTAAATTGAGTGATATGTTACTTGCAGCTTCTTGGAATGGAAACACATATTGATATAGCAGTGATGGAAAATGGAATGCAAGGAAGTAGATGGCCGGACACTCAAGTGGCTTCGTGGCCTATCAAAGACTATGAAGTGCCACAGCAAACAGATGGCTGTTCCTGTGCTCTCTGGGTGTTGAAATTCATCCAATATTGGACCGGAGTGAGATTGTCGGCAATATTCAACCAGGTAACTACATCTTCCCTATCTAACTTAACTTTCACATATACAAAGGGTCCTAACGTCTACCTCCTATGCAGGATGACATAAGACAGTTCAGAAGATGGCTTGCTGCTGCCTTGATCAATTCACCTCACAATGAGTTGAAAGTTCGGAAGGCCATACCAGCAGTTGATTTACAAGATGATTTAGAAGATCTCGACCTCGGAGGTGACGACGGACACAACGACAGCGGAGATGTCTCAGGAGACGATGGTTCCGCACTATAGTTGTGTGCTGCTGGACTTAGGGTAGAGTTAATAGGATTGGGCGTGGTGTGGTTTTTGCCCCGTAGACGGTTTCCACACCGTTTTCAATTTTATTACTTTATCTATACAGCAGAGATGTATCAAACAATTTTTTTGGTTGTGCTATTTCATATATACGGCAAATTGCCGTACATTACTATTTTTATCTGCATTGAATATCTACATTAATTTTTAATTAAAGTCTTTCATGCACAAAATCTTGTATTCTTTGTTTAATGATGCAATTCCCTTTGGTTTATAGGATGTGCTTCAAAAACCAAATTTCTAAGTGGCTTTACACTACCGGTCGCAATTTCCTTGCTACTTGTGTCCTTGAAAGCAACACATCCTTTTTAAACCTGGGGTTTCAGTTCTGTATTATGCCAATGAACGATAGGCAAATGCTGTCCTGTTTGCTTACCCCGTTACAAAATGTCAAAGGATGAGCCAACTTGGCCACCAACTTGGGAACTAGCCATTGCCTAACCTCTGAGTGTTTAACAGGTGTCTGAACTGGAATGTCTGTTCATATGACTATGACTTAATCTGAAACTGAAACATGCTCTCTGTGGAATCTGAAACTGCACATCCTCTGCACTAATATCACATACAATAAAAATCATTGTGTACATGAGCTACTTTCGGACTTGCTGCTATACAAGCTAGTGTTGATTTCTGAATTTGAACAACGACACAAGATGAGCAGAGAGGATGAGCATGGACCTGAACTACTGCTGGTGTGATGAAACTCGTCCTCCTCCTAGGCGAGGACCATGGCTGGATCAGCTTTTACGATGGACAAGCTAGCTTAGGAACTCGACAAAAGAA
Protein-coding regions in this window:
- the LOC123165547 gene encoding uncharacterized protein, translating into MMTRGRKRKENNDEVCAKNKRPFKSTIVNILKRDGTVPNCTLDVLSGKSGTKWGDNYLKHDMIFLPSNIPKNHWFLAVVNSQKREIQILDSLQSRNNRKEVIAALLGMETHIDIAVMENGMQGSRWPDTQVASWPIKDYEVPQQTDGCSCALWVLKFIQYWTGVRLSAIFNQDDIRQFRRWLAAALINSPHNELKVRKAIPAVDLQDDLEDLDLGGDDGHNDSGDVSGDDGSAL